A genome region from Populus alba chromosome 5, ASM523922v2, whole genome shotgun sequence includes the following:
- the LOC118030551 gene encoding probable methyltransferase PMT26, protein MALGKYSRVDNRRHNSSYCSTVTIVVFVGLCLVGVWMMTSSSVVPGQNVDVPAQENKNEVKQQVTESNEINTKQFEDNPGDLPEDATKGDNSMPEEKPEEKPEEKLEEKPDATKGENSMPEEKPEETPEEKPEEKPVEKTEEKSNEETKSDDGSDTETQNGVNNTEDVDAKTNDGETNTEDGGTKADDSEGNAAGQGDSEENSTGKKPDTDETETKSDENAGEDKDRETGNDQLDDKVDQKDDKESDKSSDGQANNQSSGELLPSGAQSELSNETSTQSGSWSTQAAESKNEKETQQSANQQKGYNWKLCNVTAGPDFIPCLDNLQAIRSLRSTKHYEHRERHCPEEPPTCLVLLPEGYKQPIEWPTSREKIWYHNVPHTQLAQYKGHQNWVKVTGEFLTFPGGGTQFQHGALHYIDFLNESVPGIAWGKRTRVILDVGCGVASFGGYLFDRDVLAMSFAPKDEHEAQIQFALERGIPAISAVMGTKRLPYPGRVFDAVHCARCRVPWHIEGGKLLLELNRVLRPGGFFVWSATPVYQKLAEDVEIWQAMTELTKAMCWELVSINKDKLNGVGVATYRKPTSNDCYEKRSKQEPPLCEASDDPNAAWNVPLQACMHKVPVGSLERGSQWPEQWPARLDKTPYWMLSSQVGVYGKPAPEDFTADYEHWKRVVSNSYLNGIGLNWSSVRNAMDMRSVYGGFAAALKDLNVWVMNVVTADSPDTLPIIYERGLFGIYHDWCESFNTYPRSYDLLHADHLFSKVKKRCNLAAVFAEVDRILRPEGKLIVRDKVEIINELENMARSMQWKVSMTYSKDKEGLLCVQKSMWRPKESETITYAIA, encoded by the exons ATGGCGTTAGGCAAATATAGTAGGGTAGACAATAGAAGACATAATTCGAGCTACTGCTCAACAGTCACGATTGTGGTGTTTGTGGGTCTCTGCTTGGTTGGGGTATGGATGATGACATCGTCATCTGTGGTTCCTGGTCAAAATGTAGACGTTCCTGCTCAGGAAAACAAGAATGAGGTGAAACAACAAGTGACTGAGAGCAATGAAATCAACACTAAGCAATTTGAAGATAACCCAGGTGATTTGCCTGAGGATGCAACAAAAGGTGACAACAGTATGCCCGAAGAGAAGCCAGAGGAGAAGCCCGAGGAGAAGCTCGAAGAGAAGCCAGATGCAACAAAAGGTGAGAACAGTATGCCTGAAGAGAAGCCCGAGGAGACGCCAGAAGAGAAGCCCGAGGAGAAGCCAGTAGAGAAAACCGAGGAAAAATCTAATGAAGAGACAAAGTCGGATGATGGTTCAGATACCGAGACACAAAATGGAGTAAACAATACAGAAGATGTGGATGCTAAAACCAACGATGGAGAAACAAACACAGAAGATGGAGGGACAAAGGCAGATGATAGTGAAGGTAATGCAGCTGGACAAGGAGATTCCGAGGAGAATTCAACAGGGAAGAAACCTGATACTGATGAGACCGAAACAAAATCCGATGAGAATGCTGGTGAAGATAAGGACAGGGAAACAGGGAATGATCAGCTAGATGATAAGGTGGATCAGAAAGATGATAAGGAGTCCGATAAAAGTTCTGATGGGCAGGCCAACAACCAGAGTTCAGGCGAGTTACTTCCTTCAGGGGCTCAGTCAGAGCTTTCGAATGAGACCTCAACTCAGAGTGGGTCGTGGTCAACTCAGGCGGCAGAGTCAAAGAATGAGAAGGAAACTCAACAGTCTGCTAACCAACAAAAGGGGTACAATTGGAAACTGTGCAATGTCACTGCTGGGCCTGATTTCATCCCATGTCTTGACAATTTGCAAGCAATCAGGAGTCTTCGATCTACAAAGCACTATGAACATCGAGAGAGGCACTGTCCTGAAGAACCTCCAACCTGTCTTGTTCTGCTTCCTGAAGGATATAAACAGCCAATTGAGTGGCCTACAAGCAGGGAAAAG ATATGGTACCACAATGTTCCCCACACCCAGCTTGCACAATATAAGGGGCATCAAAACTGGGTGAAAGTTACAGGTGAATTCCTCACTTTCCCTGGTGGTGGAACCCAGTTTCAGCATGGGGCTCTCCATTACATCGACTTCTTAAATGAG TCTGTGCCTGGCATTGCATGGGGAAAACGAACCCGTGTGATTTTGGATGTTGGATGTGGAGTTGCTAGCTTTGGAGGATATCTTTTTGACAGAGATGTCCTAGCAATGTCATTTGCCCCTAAAGATGAGCATGAAGCTCAAATACAATTTGCTCTTGAAAGAGGAATCCCAGCTATATCTGCCGTGATGGGAACAAAGAGGCTTCCCTACCCGGGCAGAGTTTTTGATGCTGTCCATTGTGCACGCTGTAGAGTACCTTGGCATATTGAAG GTGGTAAACTTCTTCTGGAGCTGAATCGTGTGTTGCGACCTGGTGGTTTCTTTGTGTGGTCAGCCACTCCTGTTTATCAGAAACTAGCTGAAGATGTTGAAATTTGGCAAG CCATGACTGAACTAACAAAAGCTATGTGCTGGGAACTTGTGTCTATTAACAAGGATAAACTTAATGGAGTTGGTGTAGCTACGTACAGGAAGCCTACTTCCAATGACTGCTATGAGAAAAGATCAAAACAAGAGCCTCCACTTTGTGAAGCATCTGATGATCCTAATGCAGCCTG GAATGTGCCATTGCAAGCATGTATGCATAAGGTGCCTGTAGGTTCACTGGAACGTGGGTCTCAATGGCCAGAGCAATGGCCCGCAAGGTTGGATAAAACACCTTATTGGATGTTGAGTTCCCAAGTAGGAGTTTACGGTAAACCCGCACCAGAAGATTTCACTGCAGATTATGAGCACTGGAAGCGGGTGGTCTCCAATTCATATCTAAATGGAATTGGATTAAACTGGTCATCTGTGAGAAATGCCATGGACATGAGATCTGTTTATGGAGG TTTTGCTGCAGCTCTGAAGGACTTGAATGTGTGGGTCATGAATGTGGTCACAGCAGATTCACCAGATACTCTACCTATAATTTATGAACGTGGGCTTTTTGGAATTTATCATGATTGGTGTGAATCATTTAACACTTATCCAAGATCTTATGATCTTCTCCATGCAGACCATCTCTTCTCCAAGGTTAAAAAGAG GTGCAATCTGGCGGCTGTATTTGCTGAAGTTGATAGAATTCTGAGGCCAGAAGGGAAGCTCATTGTCAGGGACAAGGTGGAGATCATTAACGAGCTGGAGAACATGGCAAGGTCTATGCAGTGGAAGGTTAGTATGACCTACTCTAAGGACAAGGAAGGTTTGCTGTGTGTTCAGAAATCCATGTGGCGACCCAAAGAGTCAGAGACGATCACGTATGCTATTGCTTAA
- the LOC118030559 gene encoding nuclear transcription factor Y subunit B-3: MEDDQNHKNGTDGHSGGSPESPCVKSCGSSSNNHSNSKEQDHFLPIANVGRIMKKEIPGNGKISKDAKETVQECVSEFISFVTGEASDKCQREKRKTINGDDIIWAITTLGFEDYVAPLKLYLNKYREIEGEKLNVPKQQRMEQQSSQQHHQLEQEQNIIPPYTSIYSSSALMSQPPSFMVADHKPYPLPFSPNSIQKHLQHQDKVDPVEHW, encoded by the coding sequence ATGGAAGAtgatcaaaaccataaaaatggAACAGATGGTCACAGTGGAGGGAGCCCAGAAAGCCCCTGTGTAAAGAGTtgcggcagcagcagcaacaatcaCAGCAACAGTAAGGAGCAGGATCACTTCCTTCCCATAGCAAATGTTGGCAGAATTATGAAAAAGGAGATTCCAGGCAATGGGAAAATCTCGAAAGATGCGAAAGAAACAGTTCAAGAATGCGTGTCCGAGTTCATCAGCTTTGTTACTGGAGAAGCATCTGATAAATGtcaaagagagaagagaaagactATCAATGGTGATGATATTATTTGGGCCATCACAACCCTAGGGTTTGAAGACTACGTTGCTCCACTTAAACTGTATCTCAACAAATATAGAGAGATCGAAGGAGAGAAGCTTAATGTTCCAAAGCAGCAAAGAATGGAGCAACAGAGTTCGCAACAGCATCATCAACTagaacaagaacaaaatatCATACCACCTTACACTAGTATATATTCTTCCTCAGCTCTTATGTCTCAGCCACCATCTTTCATGGTGGCAGATCATAAACCATATCCCTTGCCTTTCTCTCCTAATTCCATCCAAAAACATTTGCAGCACCAAGACAAAGTCGATCCTGTCGAGCATTGGTAA
- the LOC118030568 gene encoding gibberellin 20 oxidase 1-D, which translates to MSLLMDSTSSSLLLSPPPFHSKDETDAPVLYSSFLQKQAIMPTEFIWPIGDLVHNQDELKEPLIDLDGFLKGDELATADAAELVRTACLNHGCFQVINHGVDIGLIHAAHEEIDKIFKLPLDKKLSTRGKPGDVSGYSGAHAHRYSSKLPWKETFSFGYHGDDDSEPLVVDYFKSVLGENFEHTGWVYQRYCEAMKKVSLVIFELLGISLGVDRLHYRKFFEDGSSIMRCNNYPPCNNSSLTLGTGPHCDPTSLTILHQDQVGGLEVFANNKWQAIRPRPDALVVNIGDTFTALSNGRYQSCLHRAVVNRERERKSLVFFVSPKEEKVVRPPQDLVCREGPRKYPDFTWSDLLEFTQKHYRADVATLQSFIQWLLSARP; encoded by the exons ATGTCTCTCCTAATGGACTCAACCTCTTCAAGTCTTCTCCTGTCTCCTCCTCCATTTCACAGCAAAGATGAAACTGATGCTCCTGTTCTTTACTCTTCTTTCTTGCAAAAACAGGCCATCATGCCCACAGAGTTCATTTGGCCCATTGGAGACTTAGTTCACAACCAAGATGAGCTTAAAGAGCCATTGATAGACCTGGATGGATTCTTGAAAGGTGATGAGTTAGCGACTGCCGATGCGGCTGAGCTTGTTAGGACCGCCTGCTTGAACCACGGCTGCTTTCAAGTCATTAACCATGGAGTTGATATAGGTCTCATTCATGCTGCTCACGAAGagattgataaaatttttaagcTGCCTCTTGACAAGAAACTCAGTACTCGTGGGAAGCCAGGCGATGTGAGTGGATATTCTGGTGCCCATGCACATCGATATTCATCCAAGTTGCCATGGAAGGAGACATTTTCTTTTGGCTACCATGGGGATGATGATTCTGAGCCACTTGTTGTTGATTACTTCAAATCCGTCTTAGGAGAGAACTTTGAACACACAGG GTGGGTTTACCAAAGATATTGCGAAGCAATGAAGAAAGTATCTCTAGTTATTTTTGAGCTGCTGGGCATTAGCTTGGGAGTTGATCGCTTACACTATCGGAAATTCTTTGAAGACGGAAGCTCAATAATGAGGTGTAACAATTATCCACCTTGCAATAATTCGAGCCTCACTCTCGGCACTGGTCCTCATTGCGACCCAACTTCCTTGACAATACTTCATCAAGACCAAGTTGGAGGTCTTGAAGTCTTTGCAAACAACAAATGGCAAGCAATCCGACCTCGTCCAGATGCTCTAGTTGTAAACATTGGTGATACTTTCACG GCATTATCCAATGGGAGGTACCAGAGCTGCCTTCACAGAGCAGTGGTGaacagggagagagagaggaaatcaTTGGTTTTCTTTGTGAGTCCAAAAGAGGAAAAGGTAGTCAGACCTCCACAAGATCTTGTTTGCAGGGAAGGGCCGAGGAAGTACCCGGATTTCACATGGTCAGATTTGTTGGAGTTCACGCAAAAACACTACAGAGCTGATGTCGCTACACTCCAAAGCTTCATTCAATGGCTTTTATCTGCTAGACCATAA
- the LOC118030586 gene encoding E3 ubiquitin-protein ligase RGLG3 isoform X1, which yields MGNGESTFDDHQYDFQQQSSSYSERSMDDSYQPRQHPAYIADNFNSMDDNYQPRQHPAYIADNFNSLDQVISSLREAGLESSNLILGIDFTKSNEWTGRHSFHRKSLHAIGSTLNPYEQAISIIGRTLSPFDEDNLIPCFGFGDASTLDKHVFSFYPDNRPCNGLEEALTRYREIVPHLKLSGPTSFAPIIDAAIDIVEKSGGQYHVLVIIADGQVTRGPDIPPGRFSPQEHATVNSIVAASKYPISIILVGVGDGPWDAMQQFDDNIPQRAFDNFQFVNFTKIMSDNTEASKKETAFALAALMEIPFQYRATQTLQRANYSLVGGPHTRPFPPPREVIDHDNAVKSIPHTTSFKPVQPTAPTASVEPVCPLCLKNPKDLAFGCGHTTCRDCGATISACPVCRQPITTRLRLFT from the exons ATGGGGAACGGGGAATCAACTTTTGATGATCATCAATATGATTTTCAGCAACAATCCTCTTCTTACTCGGAAAGATCGATGGACGATAGCTATCAACCTAGGCAGCATCCGGCTTATATAGCTGATAATTTCAACTCCATGGACGATAACTATCAACCTAGGCAGCATCCAGCTTATATAGCTGATAATTTCAACTCGTTGGATCAG GTTATTTCTTCCCTGAGAGAAGCTGGTCTTGAATCATCCAATCTAATACTTGGTATTGATTTCACCAAGAGTAATGAGTGGACAG GTAGGCATTCATTTCACCGGAAAAGCCTCCATGCAATCGGTAGCACACTGAATCCCTATGAGCAAGCCATCTCTATCATTGGCCGTACTCTGTCTCCTTTTGATGAAGATAACTTGATACCTTGTTTTGGATTTGGCGATG CATCAACACTTGATAAGCATGTATTCAGCTTTTATCCTGATAATCGACCTTGTAATGGTCTTGAGGAAGCTCTTACACGATACAGAGAGATTGTTCCACACTTGAAGTTGTCAG GTCCAACTTCATTTGCTCCAATCATTGATGCAGCGATTGACATTGTGGAGAAAAGTGGTGGCCAGTATCACGTTCTCGTTATTATTGCAGATGGACAG GTTACCCGGGGTCCTGATATTCCTCCAGGAAGGTTCAGTCCTCAAGAACATGCAACTGTAAACTCCATAGTTGCTGCTAG TAAGTATCCTATCTCAATTATATTGGTTGGAGTGGGGGATGGACCGTGGGATGCTATGCAGCAATTTGATGATAACATTCCTCAACGCGCGTTTGACAACTTTCAG TTTGTGAACTTCACAAAAATAATGTCAGACAACACCGAAGcatcaaagaaagaaacagcCTTTGCACTTGCTGCCCTCATGGAAATTCCATTTCAGTACAGAGCCACACAAACTCTTCAGCGTGCAAA CTACAGTTTAGTTGGTGGTCCACACACAAGGCCATTTCCACCTCCTCGTGAAGTGATTGATCATGATAATGCAGTCAAATCAATCCCGCACACGACAAGCTTCAAACCAGTTCAACCAACCGCTCCAACAGCTTCAGTGGAACCG GTCTGCCCCCTTTGCTTGAAAAACCCGAAAGACCTGGCTTTCGGATGTGGTCATACG ACTTGCAGGGATTGTGGAGCAACCATTTCAGCCTGCCCTGTGTGTCGACAGCCCATAACAACACGTCTGAGATTGTTTACTTGA
- the LOC118030586 gene encoding E3 ubiquitin-protein ligase RGLG3 isoform X2, whose amino-acid sequence MGNGESTFDDHQYDFQQQSSSYSERSMDDSYQPRQHPAYIADNFNSMDDNYQPRQHPAYIADNFNSLDQVISSLREAGLESSNLILGIDFTKSNEWTGRHSFHRKSLHAIGSTLNPYEQAISIIGRTLSPFDEDNLIPCFGFGDASTLDKHVFSFYPDNRPCNGLEEALTRYREIVPHLKLSGPTSFAPIIDAAIDIVEKSGGQYHVLVIIADGQVTRGPDIPPGRFSPQEHATVNSIVAASKYPISIILVGVGDGPWDAMQQFDDNIPQRAFDNFQFVNFTKIMSDNTEASKKETAFALAALMEIPFQYRATQTLQRANLVGGPHTRPFPPPREVIDHDNAVKSIPHTTSFKPVQPTAPTASVEPVCPLCLKNPKDLAFGCGHTTCRDCGATISACPVCRQPITTRLRLFT is encoded by the exons ATGGGGAACGGGGAATCAACTTTTGATGATCATCAATATGATTTTCAGCAACAATCCTCTTCTTACTCGGAAAGATCGATGGACGATAGCTATCAACCTAGGCAGCATCCGGCTTATATAGCTGATAATTTCAACTCCATGGACGATAACTATCAACCTAGGCAGCATCCAGCTTATATAGCTGATAATTTCAACTCGTTGGATCAG GTTATTTCTTCCCTGAGAGAAGCTGGTCTTGAATCATCCAATCTAATACTTGGTATTGATTTCACCAAGAGTAATGAGTGGACAG GTAGGCATTCATTTCACCGGAAAAGCCTCCATGCAATCGGTAGCACACTGAATCCCTATGAGCAAGCCATCTCTATCATTGGCCGTACTCTGTCTCCTTTTGATGAAGATAACTTGATACCTTGTTTTGGATTTGGCGATG CATCAACACTTGATAAGCATGTATTCAGCTTTTATCCTGATAATCGACCTTGTAATGGTCTTGAGGAAGCTCTTACACGATACAGAGAGATTGTTCCACACTTGAAGTTGTCAG GTCCAACTTCATTTGCTCCAATCATTGATGCAGCGATTGACATTGTGGAGAAAAGTGGTGGCCAGTATCACGTTCTCGTTATTATTGCAGATGGACAG GTTACCCGGGGTCCTGATATTCCTCCAGGAAGGTTCAGTCCTCAAGAACATGCAACTGTAAACTCCATAGTTGCTGCTAG TAAGTATCCTATCTCAATTATATTGGTTGGAGTGGGGGATGGACCGTGGGATGCTATGCAGCAATTTGATGATAACATTCCTCAACGCGCGTTTGACAACTTTCAG TTTGTGAACTTCACAAAAATAATGTCAGACAACACCGAAGcatcaaagaaagaaacagcCTTTGCACTTGCTGCCCTCATGGAAATTCCATTTCAGTACAGAGCCACACAAACTCTTCAGCGTGCAAA TTTAGTTGGTGGTCCACACACAAGGCCATTTCCACCTCCTCGTGAAGTGATTGATCATGATAATGCAGTCAAATCAATCCCGCACACGACAAGCTTCAAACCAGTTCAACCAACCGCTCCAACAGCTTCAGTGGAACCG GTCTGCCCCCTTTGCTTGAAAAACCCGAAAGACCTGGCTTTCGGATGTGGTCATACG ACTTGCAGGGATTGTGGAGCAACCATTTCAGCCTGCCCTGTGTGTCGACAGCCCATAACAACACGTCTGAGATTGTTTACTTGA